The following are encoded in a window of Vigna unguiculata cultivar IT97K-499-35 chromosome 8, ASM411807v1, whole genome shotgun sequence genomic DNA:
- the LOC114195420 gene encoding MATH domain and coiled-coil domain-containing protein At3g58370-like, which yields MVNPNSKMEVFGKFTWTITNFSTLDSEELYSDTFTLDGHSWRVFIYPKGNKVSVCQFIWNSGAASMPQRWEKFANFKFILINQLRHRRNIMEEVEIFMKPTDLTCVVVPVFPPSESNIVL from the exons ATGGTGAATCCGAATTCAAAGATGGAAGTGTTTGGGAAGTTTACATGGACCATTACCAATTTCTCCACATTAGACTCTGAGGAATTGTACTCGGATACGTTTACTCTCGATGGCCACTCATG gAGGGTTTTTATATATCCAAAAGGGAATAAAGTGAGTGTTTGTCAATTTATTTGGAATTCTGGTGCTGCTAGTATGCCTCAGAGATGggaaaaatttgcaaattttaaattcattcttattaatCAGCTCCGTCACAGAAGGAATATAATGGAAG AAGTAGAGATATTCATGAAGCCTACAGACCTAACGTGCGTAGTTGTTCCTGTTTTTCCTCCATCAGAATCCAACATAGTATTGTAG